GTATTCCATTGGTCTCCAAAGCGATAATAATACTTATTTTGATTTTTGAAAATATAATCGGTAGAAAGTGCTACAGCCCATTGTCCTTTCATATAAGTATAATTAACAATGGTAGAATAGTCCCAACTTCCCGTACCTCTTTGAAAACTCGGATTATAGGAGTTAGCCGTTTTCTCATCAAATTTAGCTAGTGGTACTTTAACCCCAACTCCAAAATTAAGCCTATGCGAATCTTCTTTATCTAAATTAAGTTTATAAATAACCGATGCCGACGCATCTCCCACACCACTTAATTCTTGTTTGGTATCTGTATATCTGCTATGAAAATGAAATGGCAAATTGGCATAAACATCTACATTTTTATGAAGTGGAATACGCCCCCAGATTTGTACCGTGTTGTAATGTTCTGGAACGGAAAAATGAGCATCTAAAATATTACTTTTAGATTCATACGATTGGTAAAGATATTTAATCCCAATAAACTGAGGATTGAGTATGCTTTCAAAGCCAGAAGCCGCATTACCTACCGCACACCCACACGCATCGCAATCTTCCTCTAACCACCTTAGAGCTTGGATAGGAAAACTAGCTGGTTTAACACTAATACTGTCTTTAGCCTGTAAAGTCAATAGACTAAATAAATTAAAAATTAAAATTATCTGTTTCATCATCTATTCTGAAAATGCTGGGTTAGTAATAAATTGAGTGTCACTTAATGTTTTTAAAAACAAAATAAGATCATATTTTTCTTGCTCCGTTAAAGGAATTCCTACTCTACCTTTAACCTTTCTAAACTCAGGATCTAAGTTAGGATTGTCAATAACCCCCGAATCATAAAAATCAAGTAATGCCTTTAATGTATAAAATCTACCATCGTGAGTATAAGGAGCGGTATATTCCACATTTCTAAGACTAGGCACTCTAAACTTCAAAAAATCAGAATCTTTGCCTGTTACCCTTTTTCTACCTTCATCTTTTAATATAGGATTATAAGGCAGTCCTGTATTTCTGTAGCTTTGGTCTGTAAACAAATCTGTGGAATGACATGCTACGCATTTTTGCTTAAAAATAGCATAACCTCTCGCCTCCTCCCCTGTAAATTTTTCTCCTTCATTTCTTACCACTTTATCATACTTACTGTTAGCCGAAATCATTATAGACATAAACTGTGTGATGGACTTCAAAATTCTTTCAGCCGTAACTTTGTCATCGCCATACACAATGGTAAAAAGTCTTTTATAATCTTTATCGTCTTTAATCTTCTGCGTAATATTTTCTATGGTTTCGTCCATTTCCTCATGTGCAGAAATAGGAATAATGGGTTGCATCTCTAAATCGGTTACAGAGCCGTCCCACATATATTTATCCAAAAAAATCATATTCTGAATAGGCAAAGCGTTTCTAAAACCTTCTCTACCTTCTACTCCGTGGCTCACCGTGTGCCCGTGATGTGTAAAGGCATCTGCTTGAATATGACAAAAAGCACACGCTACAGCATTATCTTTGGCTAATCTCCCGTCATAAAATAGCTTTTTCCCTAGCTGAACGCCATATTCCGTAGGTTTATTAGCCTGTAAATTATACTTCACTTCTGGAAAATTAGATGGTATTCCAAATGTGTAAGGTTGGTCTATAGGATACTGAACTTCTGCCTCATCATTCCGACAAGAAAGCACAGAAACAAGAACCACCAGTCCTGTGATAATGTAGCTTTTCATTTTTTCCGTAATTTATTTAAACCCTACCCAAAGATTGGGCTTCAGGTAGAGTTTATAATTAAAAATAATTTATTGGAAATAGTAGCCTAGTTATTATGAACATGGTCTACACTGAACATAAGCGAAAGGTTTTCTGCTGTTTCTCTTACTATAGCTTTACTAGGGTGCATTGCCTGTGCATTATCATCTGATAAAACCACTTTATTCTTACCACTTAAGAATTGGTTAATATCCGCCATAATGTGTATTTGAGGAGCAATCGCCTTTCTTACCTTAGCCGCTTGCGGTAAGTCTAATGTAACAACTTTATAAACATCAGGAGTATTGCTCTGTTGTGGATTTCCTATGTTACCTATATGTATTTTGAAGTTTTTGTCTAAAGTGTCAGAATAAGTTCCTTCAAAATTCACAAATTTATAGCCACTTGCCCAGCTCCAGCTCATACCGTTAGTCTTAGCTTTATCCCAAAACAAAGCCTGTTTTTCTTGCCCTAAAATAAAGGCATCAGGAGAAATACCTAGCCCAAACTTAACTTGCTTATAATCTCCAGCAGGAATTTCCTCTAACACAAAATTATGCGTTATTGCTTCCTCTGACTGGTCTACGATATAAGCCCCTTTGTCTGAATTTTGGTAATGATATTTAACCTCCGTACCATCGGATTTTACTAGAATAACATCACTCACGATGTATTTTAAAGTGGTAAACTTGTGTTTCTGAGATGATGACGAAGTATAGACTCCAGAAAGCCCATACATTGCCTGTCCGTTAAAGAAGTTTTCAAATTTTAGTGTTACAGAGTTTTTATCGTTAGTATTTATAGTTGGCTCTTCATCTCTATTACAAGATACCACCAAACTTAAAATGATTGCGACATAAGCAAACACGATATATTTTTTCATAATTTTTTCTATTTAGTTAAACTGATTAAATTGATTAGATAGAACACCTGCATAAAAAGTGTTCATAACTAGTCCCGAATGAGTGACAATCACTGCCATATCCGAAACGATACACACCATCTTTCCTTTATCAAAATAAAGGAAACAATGACACTCTAAAAATAAAAGGATTAAACAGCTAACGAAATAGGAGGGCGAAACGATTGGTCAAAAACATCTCCTAGAACAAAGAAGTCTTTGGATATAATCTTGCGTTCAGAATTTTCATAGAAAACGCTATCAAAGGTAGGCAACCCATTATCCAAAAGCACAAAAACAACTGTTTCATATAAAGATAGACCCACCAAAACATCGTCTTGTTGATTGTCTTTAAGTTCTTTTTCTAAGTAACATTTACCATGACAATTCATCTGAGGCTTATCTTTGTTAATACAATAATTTGCCTCTATAAAGCTTTGGTTGAGCTTAAAATGAACCACAATCATACTCTGCTGGAAAGAAACCAGCATTATAATCGCTAACATTATATAAGCTAAAACCTTTTTCACGAGTACAAAACTAATATTTTTTACAACACCAATTGCCAATATGGATAAAAATCATAGTACGGTTATTTTCCTTATTTTTGCCGTTCGTTAAATTGTTAATCATTTAAAATTAGACATTGTGCTTTCAGTTCAGAGTTTAGGGTTGCATCATTCGGGGAATTATCTGTTCCGTGATGTTAATTTCACTATAAAAAAAGAAGATAAAATAGGTTTAGTTGGGAAAAATGGAGCTGGTAAATCTACACTCCTCAAAATGCTTTCGGGCGAAATAAGTTTCTACGAAGGCGAAGTGATCCCAGAAGGTAACATCAGCATAGGTTTCTTAAAGCAAGATTTAGATTTTGTAAAAGGTAGAACCGTTTGGGACGAAACGATGCAAGCCTTTGAACAAATCAACGCGATGAAAGCAGAGCTAGACGAAGTTAATCACCAACTAGCCACTAGAACCGACTACGAAAGCGATGCCTACCATCAGCTCATTCATCGTATGACGGAGCTTAACGACTTGCTTCATCATCACGATGCTTACAACCTAGAAGGCGATATGGAGAAAATACTTTTGGGACTAGGCTTTAAAGCAGACGACTTCCAAAAGATAACCGATGAGTTTTCTGGCGGTTGGCGTATGAGGATAGAACTCGCCAAACTACTCCTCCAAAAGAACGACCTTATGCTACTGGACGAGCCTACCAACCACTTGGATATGGAGTCCATCATTTGGTTAGAAAACTTCCTGAAAGATTATCCTGGGGCTATTGTACTGGTAAGCCACGACAAGCAATTTATGACTTCGGTATGCAACCGAACTTTTGACATCAATAATAAAAAAGTAGATGACTACAAAGCCAACTACACCAAATACCTAGAGCTCCGCAAGGAACGAAGAGAGAAACTAGAACAAGCTAAAAAGAACCAAGATGCCGAAATCAAGCAAATGGAAGACAACATCAACCGATTTCGTGCTAGCGCTACCAAGGCTTCTTTCGCTCAATCCTTGATTAAAAAACTAGAAAAAATAGAACGCATAGAAATAGATAACGAAGATGTTTCCAAGTTCAACATTAGGTTTGTGCAGAGTATCGTTCCTGGAAAAGTAATCTTTGAAGCTGAAAATTTAGGAAAAGCCTACGGCACAAAACAGGTTTTTGACGGTGTAGATTTTTTCGTCCAAAGAGGCGAAAAAATAGCCTTACTCGGACAAAACGGTCAAGGTAAAACTACCCTTGCCAAAATACTCGCAGGAGAGATTAAAGATTATTCAGGAAATTGGAATTTAGGACACAATGTAAACATCGGCTACTTTGCCCAAAATCAAGAGGAAGTACTCACTCCAAACAAAACCGTACTAGAAGAAGCCGAAGATGCTGCCACAGAAGAAACCAGACCTAGAGTAAGAGATCTTTTAGGGAGCTTTCTCTTCCAAGGCGATGCCGTAAACAAGAAAACCAAAGTGCTTTCTGGAGGCGAAAGAAATAGATTGGCATTATGTAAGTTGTTGTTGCGTCCGTTCAATACTTTGATTATGGACGAACCTACCAACCACCTAGACATACAGTCCAAGGAAATTATAAAACTCGCCTTACAGAATTTTGAAGGCACGCTTATCGTTATTTCTCACGACAGGGAATTCTTGCAAGGGCTTTGCGATAAGATTTTTGAGTTTAGAGATGGTAAGATGAAGGAGTTTTTAGGTAACATAGACGAATACCTAGAATACCGACAAAAAGAAAGCATCAGAGAAATATCCGTAGAAAAATCTAAGCTAGAAGAAAAAGCCAAAACACCTCCTCCTAAAGCAGAGCCTGTAGTGGTAGAGAAACCTCAGTTTATCTCTAAAGAGCAAAAAAACCTACAAAACAAAATAAAGAAGCTAGAGGAGAAAATAGCCGACTACGAAACTGAAATAGCAACTCTAGAGGATATATTTGCAAAGACCAATCCTACGGAGCAGGAACTAGAAAAATACCAAACCTTACAAAAGGAACTAGAAGCTATTATGTCTGAATGGGAAAGCCTATCGGAACAGTTAGACACATTTTAAGGTAAAAATAGTTTTCTGTCTTACTCCAAGAATCGATGCCTATAAAGCCTAAACAAGACTTATAGGCATCGTTTTTTAGAGATGCTTATTTCTAAAACCGCTTTTAATTACAATCA
This Riemerella anatipestifer DNA region includes the following protein-coding sequences:
- a CDS encoding transporter is translated as MMKQIILIFNLFSLLTLQAKDSISVKPASFPIQALRWLEEDCDACGCAVGNAASGFESILNPQFIGIKYLYQSYESKSNILDAHFSVPEHYNTVQIWGRIPLHKNVDVYANLPFHFHSRYTDTKQELSGVGDASASVIYKLNLDKEDSHRLNFGVGVKVPLAKFDEKTANSYNPSFQRGTGSWDYSTIVNYTYMKGQWAVALSTDYIFKNQNKYYYRFGDQWNTSVTGYYIKDFDSFRLSPRLGISTEKYFQNVQVGEKVPHTGGYLVLSKLGAEFSFRKFNIGLESQLPLRSEIAVNSVRINSRHSVYLNFNL
- a CDS encoding cytochrome-c peroxidase, whose translation is MKSYIITGLVVLVSVLSCRNDEAEVQYPIDQPYTFGIPSNFPEVKYNLQANKPTEYGVQLGKKLFYDGRLAKDNAVACAFCHIQADAFTHHGHTVSHGVEGREGFRNALPIQNMIFLDKYMWDGSVTDLEMQPIIPISAHEEMDETIENITQKIKDDKDYKRLFTIVYGDDKVTAERILKSITQFMSIMISANSKYDKVVRNEGEKFTGEEARGYAIFKQKCVACHSTDLFTDQSYRNTGLPYNPILKDEGRKRVTGKDSDFLKFRVPSLRNVEYTAPYTHDGRFYTLKALLDFYDSGVIDNPNLDPEFRKVKGRVGIPLTEQEKYDLILFLKTLSDTQFITNPAFSE
- a CDS encoding MbnP family protein — encoded protein: MKKYIVFAYVAIILSLVVSCNRDEEPTINTNDKNSVTLKFENFFNGQAMYGLSGVYTSSSSQKHKFTTLKYIVSDVILVKSDGTEVKYHYQNSDKGAYIVDQSEEAITHNFVLEEIPAGDYKQVKFGLGISPDAFILGQEKQALFWDKAKTNGMSWSWASGYKFVNFEGTYSDTLDKNFKIHIGNIGNPQQSNTPDVYKVVTLDLPQAAKVRKAIAPQIHIMADINQFLSGKNKVVLSDDNAQAMHPSKAIVRETAENLSLMFSVDHVHNN
- a CDS encoding ABC-F family ATP-binding cassette domain-containing protein, translated to MLSVQSLGLHHSGNYLFRDVNFTIKKEDKIGLVGKNGAGKSTLLKMLSGEISFYEGEVIPEGNISIGFLKQDLDFVKGRTVWDETMQAFEQINAMKAELDEVNHQLATRTDYESDAYHQLIHRMTELNDLLHHHDAYNLEGDMEKILLGLGFKADDFQKITDEFSGGWRMRIELAKLLLQKNDLMLLDEPTNHLDMESIIWLENFLKDYPGAIVLVSHDKQFMTSVCNRTFDINNKKVDDYKANYTKYLELRKERREKLEQAKKNQDAEIKQMEDNINRFRASATKASFAQSLIKKLEKIERIEIDNEDVSKFNIRFVQSIVPGKVIFEAENLGKAYGTKQVFDGVDFFVQRGEKIALLGQNGQGKTTLAKILAGEIKDYSGNWNLGHNVNIGYFAQNQEEVLTPNKTVLEEAEDAATEETRPRVRDLLGSFLFQGDAVNKKTKVLSGGERNRLALCKLLLRPFNTLIMDEPTNHLDIQSKEIIKLALQNFEGTLIVISHDREFLQGLCDKIFEFRDGKMKEFLGNIDEYLEYRQKESIREISVEKSKLEEKAKTPPPKAEPVVVEKPQFISKEQKNLQNKIKKLEEKIADYETEIATLEDIFAKTNPTEQELEKYQTLQKELEAIMSEWESLSEQLDTF